A stretch of Gemmobacter fulvus DNA encodes these proteins:
- a CDS encoding GNAT family N-acetyltransferase, producing the protein MSFDHPPSFMLQATRKGAELVLNGTGDVLRVQDDGAGRLSLSAPQHSGLDGALAAFEALSNQGGELVILLDPQDWAALAPDLLTRGIAVPWQGQLAVFPALFWQVPDRWLKHAAPAYPTLWRAGPHGRHPLRAPKPDGLLYQRHIPWLDQVFSLRALAAEDLPLFHRWMNDPRVNAFFEEAGTLDQHRAYIARMAADPHMLPVIGALDSRAFAYFELYWARENRIGAVYDAGAWDRGWHVLVGEEDARGADYITAWLPSLMHYMFLAEPRTQSVMGEPRASHVQQLRNLGRGGFARLRDFDFAHKRAALVQLERQHFFEARLWARPPETEGAPLRLSPATLLSQGAQ; encoded by the coding sequence ATGTCCTTCGATCATCCCCCTTCTTTCATGTTGCAGGCCACCCGCAAGGGGGCAGAGCTGGTTCTGAACGGCACGGGCGACGTGCTGCGCGTGCAGGACGACGGGGCCGGGCGGCTGTCGCTGTCTGCGCCGCAGCACAGCGGGCTTGACGGCGCGCTGGCCGCGTTCGAGGCGCTGAGCAATCAGGGGGGTGAGCTGGTGATCCTGCTGGATCCGCAGGACTGGGCCGCGCTTGCCCCCGATCTGCTGACGCGCGGCATTGCCGTGCCATGGCAAGGGCAGCTTGCGGTGTTCCCGGCGCTGTTCTGGCAGGTGCCGGACCGCTGGCTGAAACATGCGGCCCCCGCCTATCCGACGCTGTGGCGCGCAGGCCCGCATGGCCGCCACCCCTTGCGCGCGCCGAAGCCCGACGGGCTGCTGTATCAGCGCCATATCCCCTGGCTCGATCAGGTGTTCAGCTTGCGGGCGCTGGCGGCAGAGGATCTGCCGCTGTTCCATCGCTGGATGAACGACCCGCGGGTGAATGCGTTTTTTGAAGAGGCAGGCACGCTTGACCAGCACCGCGCCTATATCGCGCGCATGGCGGCCGATCCGCATATGCTGCCGGTGATCGGCGCATTGGATAGCCGCGCGTTTGCCTATTTCGAACTCTATTGGGCGCGCGAGAACCGCATTGGCGCGGTCTATGACGCGGGCGCATGGGATCGCGGCTGGCATGTGCTGGTCGGCGAAGAGGACGCGCGCGGTGCGGACTATATCACCGCCTGGTTGCCCTCGCTGATGCATTACATGTTTCTGGCCGAGCCGCGCACCCAATCCGTGATGGGTGAACCGCGCGCCAGCCATGTGCAGCAATTGCGCAATCTGGGCCGGGGCGGCTTTGCCCGGCTGCGCGATTTCGACTTTGCCCACAAGCGCGCCGCCTTGGTGCAGCTGGAACGCCAGCACTTCTTCGAGGCTCGGCTCTGGGCGCGCCCGCCGGAAACCGAGGGCGCGCCGCTGCGTCTGTCGCCTGCCACCCTGCTGAGCCAAGGAGCGCAGTGA